Proteins from one Streptomyces sp. NBC_00390 genomic window:
- a CDS encoding peptide MFS transporter, whose translation MASSLTSVSAGTPGYEKTFLGHPRGLANLFMTEMWERYSFYGMRALLVLYLSAEVADGGLGMNDATAVAIYSVYNAMVYLLALPGGWLGDRVWGARNAVAVAGVIIMAGHFLLAVPAQISFFIGLAFIAVGSGVLKANISTMVGHLYPDRNDPRRDGGFTIFYMGINLGAFVAPLTIGAVGQWVSWHLGFAMAGVGMAIGLLFYFLGFRNLSPESNRVPAPLDAAGRAAMIKKALIWLAVAAGAYGVIGMAGVFTIDWVLWPLTILGLALPAWYLIRVKRDKDLEDVERSRMSAYVWFFVAAAAFWAIYDQSGSTLSLFAKNDTQSTLFGFSFPESWYQSLNPLFVMALAPVFAWAWVALAKRSKEPSTLSKFAFGLVLIGASFGVMMLAQGVAAGDAKVTPMWLVTVYFMQTIGELTLSPVGLSLTTKLAPQKYASQMMGVWFLAVTAGNSVVALLQLLGAPTDTQGWFASLGALAAVAGIAIFMYRKKVQPLMGGVH comes from the coding sequence ATGGCGTCCAGCCTGACGAGCGTCTCGGCCGGTACCCCCGGCTACGAGAAGACGTTCCTCGGCCACCCCCGCGGCCTGGCCAACCTCTTCATGACCGAGATGTGGGAGCGGTACAGCTTCTACGGCATGCGCGCCCTGCTCGTGCTCTACCTGTCCGCCGAGGTGGCCGACGGTGGGCTCGGCATGAACGACGCGACCGCGGTCGCGATCTACTCCGTCTACAACGCGATGGTCTACCTGCTCGCCCTTCCCGGCGGCTGGCTCGGTGACCGCGTCTGGGGCGCCCGTAACGCCGTCGCGGTGGCCGGCGTCATCATCATGGCCGGCCACTTCCTGCTGGCCGTCCCGGCGCAGATCTCGTTCTTCATCGGCCTGGCGTTCATCGCGGTCGGTTCCGGTGTCCTCAAGGCCAACATCTCCACGATGGTCGGCCACCTGTACCCGGACAGGAACGACCCCCGCCGTGACGGTGGCTTCACGATCTTCTACATGGGCATCAACCTCGGTGCCTTCGTCGCTCCGCTGACCATCGGCGCGGTCGGCCAGTGGGTGAGCTGGCACCTCGGCTTCGCCATGGCCGGTGTCGGCATGGCCATCGGTCTGCTCTTCTACTTCCTCGGGTTCCGCAACCTGTCCCCCGAGTCGAACCGCGTCCCGGCCCCGCTGGACGCCGCCGGGCGTGCGGCCATGATCAAGAAGGCCCTGATCTGGCTGGCCGTCGCCGCGGGCGCGTACGGCGTCATCGGCATGGCCGGTGTCTTCACCATCGACTGGGTGCTGTGGCCGCTGACCATCCTGGGCCTGGCGCTGCCGGCCTGGTACCTGATCCGCGTGAAGCGGGACAAGGACCTCGAGGACGTCGAGCGCAGCCGCATGTCCGCATACGTGTGGTTCTTCGTGGCCGCCGCCGCGTTCTGGGCGATCTACGACCAGTCCGGCTCGACCCTGTCGCTGTTCGCCAAGAACGACACCCAGTCCACGCTGTTCGGCTTCTCCTTCCCCGAGAGCTGGTACCAGTCGCTGAACCCGCTGTTCGTGATGGCTCTCGCCCCGGTCTTCGCCTGGGCGTGGGTGGCACTGGCGAAGCGCTCCAAGGAGCCCAGCACGCTCAGCAAGTTCGCCTTCGGCCTGGTGCTCATCGGCGCCTCCTTCGGCGTGATGATGCTGGCGCAGGGGGTGGCCGCGGGCGACGCCAAGGTGACCCCGATGTGGCTGGTCACGGTGTACTTCATGCAGACCATCGGTGAGCTGACGCTCTCCCCGGTCGGCCTGTCGCTGACCACCAAGCTGGCGCCGCAGAAGTACGCCTCCCAGATGATGGGTGTCTGGTTCCTCGCCGTGACCGCCGGCAACTCGGTCGTCGCCCTGCTGCAGCTGCTCGGCGCCCCGACCGACACACAGGGCTGGTTCGCCAGCCTGGGTGCGCTCGCCGCCGTCGCCGGTATCGCGATCTTCATGTACCGCAAGAAGGTCCAGCCGCTCATGGGCGGCGTGCACTGA
- a CDS encoding CGNR zinc finger domain-containing protein: MNDRPPAPGGLALVEALVNTLDIETGADRLDTADGRAPFGLTEDDVPAARELREALRGACLAHAGHGSAASLDGLLAGAPLRVAITADGGAALRPLGPPTLVSRVAEAIAVATADGTWTRLKACEEQTCRWAYYDRSPAARSRWCSMSVCGARAKMRTYRARRSRTA; the protein is encoded by the coding sequence ATGAATGACAGGCCGCCCGCACCCGGCGGCCTCGCACTGGTCGAGGCCCTGGTGAACACGCTGGACATCGAGACGGGCGCGGACCGGCTCGACACGGCGGACGGCCGTGCCCCGTTCGGCCTCACGGAGGACGATGTGCCCGCCGCCCGCGAACTCCGCGAGGCGCTGCGCGGCGCATGCCTGGCCCACGCGGGGCACGGCTCGGCCGCCTCGCTGGACGGGCTCCTCGCCGGCGCGCCCCTGCGCGTCGCGATCACGGCGGACGGCGGGGCCGCGTTGCGCCCCCTGGGTCCGCCCACCCTTGTCTCCCGCGTCGCCGAGGCCATCGCGGTGGCGACGGCCGACGGCACCTGGACCCGCCTGAAGGCGTGCGAGGAACAGACCTGCCGGTGGGCGTACTACGACCGCAGCCCGGCCGCGCGGAGCCGCTGGTGCTCGATGTCGGTCTGCGGCGCCCGCGCCAAGATGCGCACCTATCGCGCGCGCCGGTCGCGGACCGCCTGA
- the purE gene encoding 5-(carboxyamino)imidazole ribonucleotide mutase — protein sequence MSPVVGIVMGSDSDWPVMEAAAQALDEFEIAYEVDVVSAHRMPREMVAYGEEAAGRGLKAIIAGAGGAAHLPGMLASVTPLPVIGVPVPLKYLDGMDSLLSIVQMPAGVPVATVSVGGARNAGLLAARILATQDAELLGRMREFQQELNDQATEKGKRLRAKVAGAESFGFAK from the coding sequence ATGAGCCCTGTCGTTGGCATTGTCATGGGGTCCGACTCCGACTGGCCGGTCATGGAGGCCGCGGCCCAGGCACTCGACGAGTTCGAGATCGCCTACGAGGTCGACGTCGTCTCCGCGCACCGCATGCCGCGCGAGATGGTCGCGTACGGCGAGGAGGCGGCCGGCCGCGGGCTCAAGGCGATCATTGCCGGCGCCGGGGGAGCGGCCCATCTCCCGGGCATGCTCGCCTCCGTCACCCCGCTCCCGGTCATCGGCGTCCCGGTGCCGCTGAAGTACCTGGACGGCATGGACTCGCTGCTGTCCATCGTGCAGATGCCGGCGGGTGTGCCCGTCGCCACGGTCTCGGTCGGCGGCGCCCGCAACGCCGGCCTGCTCGCCGCCCGCATCCTCGCCACGCAGGATGCGGAACTCCTCGGCCGGATGCGGGAGTTCCAGCAGGAGCTGAACGACCAGGCGACCGAGAAGGGCAAGCGGCTGCGGGCCAAGGTCGCCGGTGCGGAGTCCTTCGGCTTCGCGAAGTGA
- a CDS encoding ATP-binding protein, which translates to MRRRLINSTLAVVLVVIAVFGVSLVLVETRTISNSAQESVDSEALRLVSIVDGRLIGREPVNPGILAEQSGAKRYALVRIPGRGPIEIGERPTGSVIRGHAESRRGTAVTVEESRSAVTSEVGRSLLIIGAVALLAVIAAVLLAVRQANRLASPLTDLAETAERLGSGDPRPRHRRYGVPELDRVADVLDASAERIARMLTAERRLAADASHQLRTPLTALSMRLEEITVAGELSTVKEEASIALTQVERLTDVVQRLLTNARDPRTGSAVVFDLDEVVKQQLEEWRPAYRSAGRAIVHSGRRGMQAVGTPGAVAQVLAALIENSLMHGGGTVAVRTRVTGNQAVVEVTDEGPGVPADLGARIFERAISGRNSTGIGLAVARDLAEADGGRLELLQQHPPVFALFLSRVARKPKDPPRPTVR; encoded by the coding sequence GTGCGCCGCCGCCTGATCAATTCCACGCTGGCCGTGGTGCTCGTCGTCATCGCCGTGTTCGGGGTCTCCCTCGTGCTCGTCGAGACCCGCACCATCAGCAACAGCGCCCAAGAGAGCGTCGACTCCGAGGCCCTGCGCCTGGTCAGCATCGTCGACGGCAGGCTGATCGGCCGTGAGCCGGTCAACCCGGGCATCCTCGCCGAGCAGAGCGGCGCCAAGCGCTACGCCCTGGTCCGCATTCCCGGACGCGGTCCCATCGAGATCGGCGAACGGCCCACCGGCAGCGTCATCCGCGGCCACGCCGAGAGCCGGCGCGGCACGGCGGTCACGGTCGAGGAGTCCCGTTCCGCGGTGACCAGCGAGGTCGGCCGGAGCCTGCTGATCATCGGCGCGGTCGCGCTGCTCGCGGTGATCGCCGCGGTGCTGCTCGCCGTACGCCAGGCCAACCGGCTCGCCTCCCCGCTCACCGACCTCGCCGAGACCGCCGAACGTCTCGGCTCGGGCGACCCCCGTCCGCGCCACCGCCGCTACGGCGTCCCCGAGCTGGACCGGGTGGCGGACGTGCTGGACGCCAGCGCCGAGCGGATCGCCCGGATGCTCACCGCCGAGCGCAGGCTCGCCGCGGACGCCTCCCATCAGCTGCGTACGCCGCTGACCGCACTGTCCATGCGGCTGGAGGAGATCACCGTCGCCGGTGAACTGTCGACGGTGAAGGAGGAGGCGAGCATCGCACTGACCCAGGTGGAGAGGCTCACGGACGTGGTGCAGCGCCTGCTCACCAATGCGCGCGACCCGCGCACCGGCTCGGCCGTCGTCTTCGACCTCGACGAGGTGGTCAAGCAGCAGCTGGAGGAGTGGCGCCCCGCCTACCGCAGCGCGGGCCGGGCCATCGTCCACTCGGGCCGCCGGGGCATGCAGGCGGTCGGCACCCCCGGCGCGGTCGCCCAGGTGCTGGCGGCCCTGATCGAGAACTCGCTGATGCACGGTGGCGGCACCGTCGCCGTACGGACCCGGGTCACCGGGAACCAGGCCGTCGTCGAGGTGACCGACGAAGGGCCCGGCGTACCGGCGGACCTGGGGGCGCGGATCTTCGAGCGGGCCATCAGCGGGCGCAACTCCACAGGCATCGGGCTCGCCGTGGCGCGTGATCTCGCGGAGGCGGACGGCGGCCGGCTGGAACTGCTCCAGCAGCACCCGCCGGTCTTCGCGCTCTTCCTCAGCAGGGTGGCACGCAAGCCCAAGGACCCCCCGCGGCCAACGGTCAGATGA
- a CDS encoding response regulator transcription factor, producing MTRVLLAEDDASISEPLARALRREGYEVEVREDGPTALDAGLAGGVDLVVLDLGLPGMDGLEVARRLRAEGHTIPILVLTARADEVDTVVGLDAGADDYVTKPFRLAELLARVRALLRRGATEPAPAPATHGVRIDVESHRAWMGDEELQLTAKEFDLLRVLVRDAGRVVTRDQLMREVWDTTWWSSTKTLDMHISWLRKKLGDDAANPRFIATVRGVGFRFEKS from the coding sequence ATGACCCGTGTACTGCTCGCCGAGGACGACGCTTCCATCTCGGAGCCGCTGGCCCGCGCACTGCGTCGGGAGGGTTACGAGGTCGAGGTGCGCGAGGACGGTCCGACCGCGCTGGACGCCGGACTCGCGGGCGGCGTCGATCTCGTCGTACTCGACCTCGGGCTGCCCGGTATGGACGGTCTCGAGGTCGCCCGGCGGCTGCGTGCCGAAGGCCACACGATCCCGATCCTGGTGCTGACCGCACGCGCCGACGAGGTGGACACGGTGGTCGGCCTGGACGCCGGCGCCGACGACTACGTCACCAAGCCGTTCCGGCTCGCCGAACTGCTCGCCCGGGTCCGGGCGCTGCTGCGCCGCGGCGCCACCGAGCCGGCGCCCGCGCCCGCCACGCACGGCGTGCGCATCGACGTCGAGTCGCACCGCGCCTGGATGGGCGACGAGGAGCTGCAACTGACGGCGAAGGAGTTCGATCTGCTGCGCGTCCTGGTCCGGGACGCGGGCCGGGTCGTCACCCGCGACCAGCTGATGCGCGAGGTCTGGGACACCACCTGGTGGTCGTCCACGAAGACCCTCGACATGCACATCTCCTGGCTGCGCAAGAAGCTCGGCGACGACGCCGCGAACCCCCGCTTCATCGCGACGGTGCGCGGCGTCGGCTTCCGCTTCGAGAAGAGCTGA
- a CDS encoding 5-(carboxyamino)imidazole ribonucleotide synthase: MVGGGQLARMTHEAGIPLGLKFKLLSDTPQDSAAQVVSDVVIGDYRDLDTLREFARGCDVITFDHEHVPYEHLRALEADGIAVRPGPDALVHAQNKGVMRAKLMEIGVPCPRHRIVADPADVSAFAEEMGGFPVILKTVQGGYDGKGVWFVRTEADAEAPFKAGVPVLAEEKVDFTRELAANIVRSPHGQAVAYPVVESQQVDGVCDTVIAPAPGLDGELAGRAQELALRIAKELGVVGHLAVELFETADGRILVNELAMRPHNSGHWTQDGAVTSQFANHVRAVLDLPLGDPRPRARWTVMCNVLGGDYPDMYGAYLHCMARDPQLKIHMYGKDVKPGRKVGHVNTYGDDLDDVLERARHAAGYLRGTITE, from the coding sequence ATGGTCGGCGGCGGTCAGCTTGCCCGCATGACCCACGAGGCGGGCATCCCCCTCGGCCTGAAATTCAAGCTCCTCAGTGACACCCCCCAGGACTCGGCGGCCCAGGTGGTGAGCGATGTCGTCATCGGCGACTACCGCGACCTGGACACGCTGCGTGAGTTCGCGCGCGGCTGTGACGTGATCACTTTCGATCATGAGCATGTCCCCTACGAGCACCTGCGGGCCCTCGAGGCGGACGGCATCGCAGTCCGGCCGGGGCCGGACGCCCTGGTGCACGCCCAGAACAAGGGCGTGATGCGCGCCAAGCTCATGGAGATCGGGGTGCCCTGTCCGCGCCACCGCATCGTGGCCGACCCGGCCGACGTCTCGGCGTTCGCCGAGGAGATGGGGGGCTTCCCCGTCATCCTCAAGACGGTGCAGGGAGGCTACGACGGCAAGGGCGTCTGGTTCGTGCGCACCGAAGCCGATGCCGAGGCCCCCTTCAAGGCCGGGGTGCCCGTGCTCGCCGAGGAGAAGGTCGACTTCACCCGCGAGCTGGCGGCCAACATCGTCCGCTCCCCGCACGGCCAGGCTGTCGCCTACCCGGTCGTCGAGTCGCAGCAGGTCGACGGTGTCTGCGACACCGTGATCGCGCCCGCGCCCGGCCTGGACGGGGAGCTGGCAGGCCGGGCCCAGGAGCTCGCCCTGCGGATCGCCAAGGAGCTCGGCGTCGTCGGCCATCTCGCGGTCGAGCTCTTCGAGACGGCCGACGGCCGCATCCTGGTCAACGAACTCGCCATGCGCCCGCACAACTCCGGGCACTGGACCCAGGACGGCGCGGTCACTTCGCAGTTCGCCAACCATGTCCGTGCCGTGCTCGACCTGCCGCTGGGCGATCCGCGCCCGCGTGCCAGGTGGACCGTCATGTGCAATGTGCTGGGCGGCGACTACCCCGACATGTACGGGGCCTACTTGCACTGCATGGCCCGCGACCCGCAGCTCAAGATCCATATGTATGGCAAGGACGTGAAGCCCGGCCGCAAGGTGGGCCATGTCAACACTTACGGCGACGACCTGGACGACGTGCTCGAGCGCGCCCGCCACGCCGCCGGCTATCTGCGAGGAACGATCACAGAATGA
- a CDS encoding GtrA family protein: protein MSGRGGGLRQQLRQLMREVAKFGAVGGAGLLVNLGVFNLVRHTTEIPVVRASVLATVVAIAFNYVGFRYFTYRDRDKSGRTRELTLFLLFSVVGLVIENGILYAATYGFGWDSRLQSNVFKFLGIGIATLFRFWSYRTWVFRALPAREAVQTAESFLENAESEAPEIRPQARRDRVGR from the coding sequence ATGAGTGGACGAGGCGGAGGCCTGCGGCAGCAGCTGCGGCAGCTCATGCGCGAGGTCGCCAAGTTCGGGGCGGTCGGCGGCGCGGGACTGCTGGTGAACCTCGGGGTCTTCAACCTCGTACGGCACACCACCGAGATCCCGGTCGTCCGGGCGTCCGTCCTGGCCACCGTCGTCGCGATCGCTTTCAACTACGTGGGGTTCCGGTACTTCACCTACCGTGACCGCGACAAGTCCGGGCGCACCCGGGAGCTGACGCTCTTCCTGCTGTTCAGCGTGGTCGGTCTGGTGATCGAGAACGGCATCCTGTACGCGGCGACCTACGGCTTCGGCTGGGACAGCCGGCTGCAGAGCAACGTCTTCAAGTTCCTCGGCATCGGGATCGCCACACTGTTCCGGTTCTGGTCCTACCGCACCTGGGTGTTCCGGGCGCTGCCCGCCCGGGAGGCGGTGCAGACCGCCGAATCCTTCCTCGAGAACGCGGAGTCCGAGGCGCCGGAGATACGCCCTCAGGCACGGCGCGACCGGGTCGGCCGCTGA
- a CDS encoding UDP-glucose dehydrogenase family protein has product MALKITVIGTGYLGATHAAAMAELGFEVLGLDVVPEKIEMLAAGRVPMYEPGLEELLAKHVAGIEGSSGRLRFTTSWEEVGEFGDVHFVCVNTPQKHGEYACDMSYVDAAFASLAPQLKDGALVVGKSTVPVGSADRLARLLAEQAPVGVELAWNPEFLREGFAVQDTLHPDRIVVGLESERAEKLMREVYATPVAEGSPFVVTDFPTAELVKTSANSFLATKISFINAMAEVCEAAGGDVVKLAEAIGYDERIGKKFLRAGIGFGGGCLPKDIRAFMARAGELGADQALTFLREVDSINMRRRGHMVELARDAVGGDSFLGKRVAVLGATFKPDSDDVRDSPALNVAGQIHLQGGQVTVYDPKGMANARRLFPTLGYADSALEAVRGADVVLHLTEWREFRELDPAELGAETSSRIILDGRNALDAEAWREAGWTYRAMGRPRA; this is encoded by the coding sequence ATGGCCCTCAAGATCACCGTGATCGGCACCGGCTATCTCGGCGCCACACATGCCGCGGCCATGGCGGAGCTCGGGTTCGAGGTGCTCGGCCTCGATGTCGTGCCCGAGAAGATCGAGATGCTCGCGGCGGGGCGGGTGCCGATGTACGAGCCCGGGCTCGAGGAACTGCTCGCGAAGCATGTCGCCGGCATCGAGGGGTCCAGCGGGCGGCTGCGGTTCACGACCTCCTGGGAGGAGGTCGGGGAATTCGGCGACGTCCACTTCGTGTGTGTGAACACTCCGCAGAAGCACGGCGAGTACGCGTGCGACATGTCGTACGTCGACGCCGCGTTCGCCTCGCTCGCACCGCAGCTCAAGGACGGCGCGCTGGTGGTCGGCAAGTCGACGGTGCCGGTGGGATCGGCGGACCGGCTGGCCCGGCTGCTGGCCGAGCAGGCGCCCGTCGGGGTCGAGCTGGCCTGGAACCCGGAATTCCTGCGCGAGGGCTTCGCCGTGCAGGACACCCTGCACCCGGACCGGATCGTCGTGGGCCTGGAGAGCGAGCGCGCCGAGAAACTGATGCGCGAGGTCTACGCGACGCCGGTCGCCGAAGGGTCGCCCTTCGTGGTGACGGACTTCCCGACGGCGGAACTGGTGAAGACCTCCGCGAATTCTTTCCTCGCGACCAAGATTTCCTTCATCAATGCGATGGCGGAGGTGTGCGAGGCGGCCGGCGGCGACGTCGTGAAGCTGGCGGAGGCGATCGGCTACGACGAGCGCATCGGGAAGAAGTTCCTGCGCGCCGGGATCGGCTTCGGCGGCGGCTGTCTGCCGAAGGACATCCGGGCCTTCATGGCGCGGGCGGGCGAGCTCGGCGCGGATCAGGCGCTGACCTTCCTGCGTGAGGTCGACTCGATCAACATGCGCCGCCGCGGGCACATGGTGGAGCTGGCGCGTGACGCGGTCGGCGGCGATTCCTTCCTGGGCAAGCGGGTGGCCGTGCTGGGTGCGACCTTCAAGCCGGATTCGGACGATGTGCGGGACTCGCCGGCGCTGAACGTGGCCGGGCAGATCCATCTCCAGGGCGGCCAGGTGACCGTGTACGACCCCAAGGGCATGGCCAACGCGCGCCGGCTCTTCCCGACGCTGGGCTATGCGGACTCGGCACTGGAGGCGGTGCGCGGCGCGGACGTGGTGCTGCATCTGACGGAGTGGCGCGAGTTCCGCGAGCTGGACCCGGCGGAACTGGGCGCGGAGACGTCGTCGCGGATCATCCTGGACGGCCGCAATGCGCTGGACGCGGAGGCGTGGCGCGAGGCGGGCTGGACCTACCGGGCGATGGGGCGCCCGCGGGCCTGA
- a CDS encoding acyl-CoA dehydrogenase — MAGTPDFDLYRPSEEHDMLRETVRSLAEAKIAPFATQVDEEARFPQEALDALVAADLQAVHVPEEYGGAGADALATVIVIEEVARVCASSSLIPAVNKLGSLPVILSGSEELKKKYLSPLAKGDAMFSYCLSEPDAGSDAAGMKTKAVRDGDFWVLNGVKRWITNAGVSEFYTVMAVTDPSKRSKGISAFVVEKDDEGVSFGAPEKKLGIKGSPTREVYLDNVRIPADRMIGEEGTGFATAMKTLDHTRITIAAQALGIAQGALDYAKGYVQERKQFGKPIADFQGIQFMLADMAMKLEAARQLTYAAAAKSERVDADLTFFGAAAKCYASDVAMDVTTDAVQLLGGYGYTRDYPVERMMRDAKITQIYEGTNQVQRIVMARNLP, encoded by the coding sequence TTGGCGGGAACGCCTGACTTCGACCTGTACCGCCCGTCCGAGGAGCACGACATGCTCCGAGAGACCGTTCGCTCTCTCGCCGAGGCGAAGATCGCACCCTTTGCCACGCAGGTGGACGAGGAGGCCCGCTTCCCGCAGGAGGCCCTGGACGCCCTGGTCGCCGCCGACCTGCAGGCCGTCCACGTCCCGGAGGAGTACGGCGGCGCCGGCGCCGACGCACTCGCCACGGTCATCGTGATCGAGGAAGTGGCCCGCGTCTGCGCGTCCTCGTCCCTGATCCCGGCCGTGAACAAGCTGGGCTCGCTGCCGGTGATCCTGTCCGGCTCCGAGGAGCTGAAGAAGAAGTACCTGAGCCCGCTGGCCAAGGGCGACGCGATGTTCTCGTACTGCCTCTCCGAGCCGGACGCCGGTTCGGACGCGGCGGGCATGAAGACCAAGGCCGTCCGCGACGGCGACTTCTGGGTGCTCAACGGCGTGAAGCGCTGGATCACCAACGCCGGCGTCTCCGAGTTCTACACGGTGATGGCCGTGACCGACCCTTCGAAGCGCTCCAAGGGCATCTCGGCCTTCGTCGTCGAGAAGGACGACGAGGGTGTCTCCTTCGGCGCCCCGGAGAAGAAGCTCGGCATCAAGGGCTCCCCGACCCGCGAGGTCTACCTCGACAACGTCCGCATCCCCGCCGACCGCATGATCGGCGAGGAGGGCACCGGCTTCGCCACGGCGATGAAGACCCTGGACCACACCCGCATCACGATCGCGGCCCAGGCCCTCGGCATCGCCCAGGGCGCCCTCGACTACGCCAAGGGCTATGTCCAGGAGCGCAAGCAGTTCGGCAAGCCGATCGCGGACTTCCAGGGCATCCAGTTCATGCTCGCCGACATGGCGATGAAGCTGGAGGCAGCCCGCCAGCTGACCTACGCGGCAGCCGCCAAGTCCGAGCGCGTCGACGCCGACCTCACCTTCTTCGGCGCCGCGGCCAAGTGCTACGCCTCGGACGTCGCGATGGACGTCACCACGGACGCGGTCCAGCTGCTCGGCGGCTACGGCTACACCCGCGACTACCCGGTCGAGCGCATGATGCGCGATGCCAAGATCACGCAGATCTACGAAGGCACGAACCAGGTCCAGCGCATCGTCATGGCGAGGAACCTGCCGTAG
- a CDS encoding dipeptidase → MESPTDHLSRARELLAAYPVVDGHNDLPWALRERVRYDLDRMDIAGDQTGRLHTDIPRLRAGGVGAQFWSVYVRSDMAGDEAVSATLEQIDVVRQLITRHPGDLAGALTADDMEKARSEGRIASLMGAEGGHSINNSLGTLRALYALGVRYMTLTHNDNIAWADSATDEPGVGGLSAFGHEVVREMNRTGMLVDLSHVATTTMRDALATSVAPVVFSHSSSRAICDHPRNVPDDVLAQLPANGGVAMATFVPKFILPAAVEWTRAADENMRAHGLHHLDTTPQAMRIHEAFEAAHPRPVATAATVADHLDHMREVAGIDHVGIGGDFDGTAFTPSGLDDVAGYPNLIAELLARGWSNADLAKLTWHNAVRVLGAAEDVAADLRTRRGPSNATIDQLDGVGA, encoded by the coding sequence ATGGAATCCCCCACGGACCACCTCAGCCGTGCGCGCGAGCTCCTCGCCGCGTACCCCGTCGTCGACGGCCACAACGACCTGCCCTGGGCCCTGCGCGAGCGTGTCCGCTACGACCTGGACCGGATGGACATCGCGGGTGACCAGACCGGCCGTCTGCACACCGACATCCCGCGGCTGCGCGCCGGCGGAGTCGGCGCCCAGTTCTGGTCGGTGTACGTCCGCAGCGACATGGCGGGCGACGAAGCGGTCAGCGCGACCCTCGAGCAGATCGACGTCGTCCGGCAGCTGATCACCCGCCACCCCGGGGACCTCGCCGGTGCGCTGACCGCCGACGACATGGAAAAGGCCCGTTCCGAGGGCCGGATCGCCTCGCTGATGGGCGCCGAGGGCGGCCACTCCATCAACAACTCGCTGGGCACCCTGCGCGCCCTGTACGCCCTGGGCGTGCGCTATATGACGCTCACGCACAACGACAACATCGCCTGGGCCGATTCGGCGACCGACGAGCCGGGCGTCGGTGGTCTGTCGGCGTTCGGCCACGAGGTCGTACGCGAGATGAACCGCACCGGCATGCTCGTCGATCTCTCGCACGTCGCCACGACGACGATGCGCGACGCGCTCGCGACCTCGGTCGCACCGGTCGTCTTCTCGCACTCCTCGTCCCGGGCGATCTGCGACCACCCGCGCAACGTCCCCGACGACGTGCTGGCGCAGCTCCCGGCCAACGGCGGCGTCGCGATGGCCACATTCGTACCGAAGTTCATCCTGCCCGCGGCGGTCGAGTGGACGCGGGCGGCGGACGAGAACATGCGCGCGCACGGGCTGCACCACCTGGACACCACACCGCAGGCGATGAGGATCCACGAGGCGTTCGAGGCGGCGCATCCGCGTCCGGTCGCGACGGCGGCGACGGTCGCCGACCACCTGGACCACATGCGCGAGGTCGCCGGCATCGACCACGTCGGCATCGGCGGCGACTTCGACGGCACGGCGTTCACCCCGTCGGGCCTCGACGACGTCGCGGGTTACCCGAACCTGATCGCTGAACTCCTCGCCCGTGGCTGGTCGAACGCCGACCTCGCGAAGCTGACGTGGCACAACGCGGTCCGGGTGCTGGGCGCCGCGGAGGACGTCGCGGCGGACCTGCGCACCCGCCGGGGCCCGTCGAACGCGACGATCGACCAGCTGGACGGCGTGGGCGCCTGA
- a CDS encoding VOC family protein, which yields MGIATLGSVVLDCPDPVALGRFYAEVLGGQIVDDGDGWVGLTGVPGTPLAFQVSPGHVPPKWPSAQDSQQFHLDLTVEDLDAAEVQVLALGATVLDAADTSRSWRVYADPAGHPFCLCAD from the coding sequence ATGGGCATCGCCACGTTGGGCAGCGTCGTACTGGACTGTCCCGACCCCGTCGCGCTCGGGCGCTTCTACGCCGAGGTGCTGGGCGGGCAGATCGTGGACGACGGCGACGGCTGGGTCGGCCTGACCGGCGTCCCGGGCACCCCGCTCGCCTTCCAGGTCTCGCCCGGTCACGTACCGCCGAAGTGGCCGTCCGCACAGGACTCGCAGCAGTTCCATCTGGATCTGACGGTGGAGGACCTGGACGCCGCTGAGGTGCAGGTGCTGGCGCTCGGCGCGACGGTGCTGGACGCGGCCGACACGTCCCGCAGCTGGCGGGTGTACGCGGACCCCGCGGGGCATCCCTTCTGCCTCTGCGCGGACTGA